The Sporocytophaga myxococcoides genome includes a window with the following:
- the gatC gene encoding Asp-tRNA(Asn)/Glu-tRNA(Gln) amidotransferase subunit GatC, whose protein sequence is MHIDKETIRKIAHLGRLEFEEKNEEHILKDFNKILDWMDKLNELDTSNVAPLIHMSSEVNVLREDEVKVTLKHEEALYNAPKKDSDYFRVPKFLG, encoded by the coding sequence ATGCATATAGATAAAGAAACCATCAGAAAAATTGCTCATCTGGGAAGACTGGAATTTGAGGAAAAAAATGAAGAGCACATTTTGAAAGATTTTAACAAAATTCTTGACTGGATGGACAAACTCAATGAGCTTGACACTTCAAATGTTGCCCCACTTATACATATGTCCTCTGAAGTAAATGTCCTCAGAGAAGATGAAGTTAAAGTGACTTTGAAACATGAAGAAGCTTTATACAATGCTCCGAAAAAAGATTCAGATTATTTCAGAGTTCCCAAATTCCTCGGATAA
- a CDS encoding lysophospholipid acyltransferase family protein, whose product MLRTKVEFRFKQDKKQSYVYCANHSSYLDIPTLCYSLSGYYLFIGKASLAKVPLFGYMFRNYYIAVDRHSKLSRYETMQKSMEAIDKKRSLAFFPEGTIPKNAGYQMIPFKDGAFRIAIEKQVPIVPVTIPFNWLILPDDGKYVPNRRLMKVIVHEPIETKGMTLDDVDALKDKTFDIIQRELIIQNKEVALV is encoded by the coding sequence ATGCTACGGACCAAAGTAGAATTTCGTTTTAAACAGGATAAAAAACAATCCTACGTTTACTGTGCCAACCATTCCTCCTATCTGGACATTCCGACATTGTGCTATTCATTATCAGGTTATTATCTATTCATCGGTAAAGCCTCACTTGCCAAGGTTCCTTTGTTTGGTTACATGTTCCGCAATTATTACATAGCTGTTGATCGCCACAGCAAATTGAGCAGGTATGAGACAATGCAGAAATCTATGGAAGCCATAGATAAAAAACGCAGCCTTGCTTTTTTTCCGGAAGGAACAATCCCTAAAAATGCTGGGTATCAAATGATTCCTTTCAAGGATGGGGCATTTAGAATAGCAATTGAAAAACAGGTACCTATTGTTCCCGTCACTATACCTTTCAACTGGCTCATATTGCCGGATGATGGTAAGTATGTACCTAATCGCCGCCTTATGAAAGTTATTGTACACGAACCGATTGAAACAAAAGGCATGACACTGGATGATGTAGACGCGCTAAAAGATAAGACTTTTGACATCATTCAAAGAGAACTGATAATACAAAACAAAGAAGTTGCTTTAGTTTAA